The genomic DNA CATGCCTGGCTGCACAGGACCAGAAATTGCTCAGGTCATCCGTCAGCAAACAAAATACGATGCTATACCAATTTTATATCTCTCGGCCGAATCTGATGTCGATAAACAGCTAGATGCCGTAGGGTTAGGGGGCGATGACTTCCTAACCAAACCTGTTCCTAAAGAAGTACTTATTTCAACCGTTCGTAATCGTTGCCGAAGGCATCGAGGTCTGCGCGACCAGATGGTGCGAGATGGCTTAACAGGCTTGTTTGATCATAATCATATTTTAGAAACACTGAAACAAGAGGTCGGCCTTGCTAATGCCAATGCGCAACCTCTGTGCTTTGTTATGATCGACATAGATCGTTTTAAACAGGTCAATGATCAGTATGGTCACTCGATGGGCGACCGTGTCATACGAGCTCTTGCGTTGTATATGAGACAACGATTCCGCATAACCGATACCATCGGTCGCTATGGTGGTGAGGAGTTTGCGTTGGTGCTACCAAATACCAGTGCAGACAACGCAAGGAACTTACTCGAAGAAGTTCGCCACGGCTTCGAACAGCTAGTGCATCAAGATGGTCAACACCAAATTCGGGTGACTTTCAGTTGTGGAATAGCGCAGTTGCAAGATAAAGAAGAAGCAGCGCTCTTGTCTCAACGTGCCGATTTAGCCATGTATAAAGCAAAAGATGCCGGCCGAAACCGAGTGGAAGTAGCAGATTAGTCTTTCCACTCGTACGGTGTTGTTGCAAACCCAACCGATAAGGTGCCCGGGCCTAAATTAACGCCGCCTGATAATGACATTGGTGTGGTTATTAATTGGTACTTACGAGCCTTAATCGCAAGTTTTAATTCATTAAAGCCAGCCAGTTTGTGAAGTTCTTTTGGATCACCCGCATAGCTGATGCAGACAAAAGGTGATAGCAACCCTTGTTCAACTTTTTCTAGCGTATGAGCCAGTAATTTATTCGCAGCGTTGTTAAATCCGCGTATTTTGGTGACAGGGAAGGTTTTGTCATCTAAGGCCAGCACAATGGGGCTAATATTCAACAAGCTGCCTACTTTTGCACCTAACCAACTTATACTGTTGTCGCCTTTTTTACGGCTGCGTTCTCGCAAGTAAAATACATCGGCAGGCACTTGGTAAGCATGTACGTTAGAACTCAGTGAATCTATTATTCTGCGAAGTTTTGTTCCGCCGATGCCTTTGTCGATCAAGGCTAAAGTGTGGGCAGCCAAAACAGCTTGGCCTGTAAAAACCGTGCGACTGTCTTGAACTCGAATGCTCACATTTTGGCTGGCATAGCGTTTCGATAATAAAGTGGCAGACTCAACAGCGTTCTCGTAAGTTGGGCTGCGCACACGATTAACCGTTTGAATGACTAAATCGGTGTGCCCATTTGCAATGGTTTGCTCAAGAATTCGAGTAATGTCTTTTGTAGAGGTTGGTTGAGATTCACTGTCATGATCTTTATTTAAGATCGCACTTTCATACATGCTAATGGTTTGCTCAGGATCTCTAAAGTCTTGGAGTATATTCTTGTCATAAATTATGGTCGCTGGTAGCAATTGCACATTTTTCTTTTCGATAAGTGCCTTCGGTAAATCGCACGCAGAGTCGACGATGAGAGTAGTCATGAAGGTAGCGGCCTTTGTTATTTTTTTATCCAATGTGAGTTTATCATTGGGTTGAACGATCTAAAAATTAGCATTCTCAACATTAAAGCGTTATTTGTGTGTCGGTACAACCAAAAATAGAACCCTCGACAATAAATAATTTTCTTTTTTGTTCAATATTTATGGGTTGGTTTCGGTATAAGTTTCCGTAAATTAGCTACATTTTGAGAAATAATTGCCCTTCGGAATACAGTTTTGCTGGTTTTGTTGTAATTAAATACCATTCCCCTGATTGCATTTGTTGAGTTGAATAGATTGGCAATTAAATGCTGACAAACTATCTTATATCGACTCAAAGCCTTCTATATAGTGGCCTACCTATTAGCCTATCGGCATAAAATTCAAGACAATTTCGATTAATTTGTAATTTTCGCTTACGAGGAACTACTGTGAATAAGGCCGCTGTTGATCAAACCCTATTGCGTTGGCAAGAAAAGGAAGCACTTGCAGAATCAATGATCCCAATTATTGGTCGCTTGTACCGTAACAATAATGTGATTACTTCGATTTTTGGTCGCCAAATCATCAATCAGTCTACGATGGGGTTATTAAAAACTCATCGCTTTGTGAAGCAGTTAGAAGGGCACGAGCTTTCATTAAATGAATCTCTCGCTGTTTTAGAATTACTCAATGAAATGAACCTAGGTGAAGCTCATATCGATGTGGGTAAGCTTGCGCTTAAGCACAAGCAACAACCAATGGGCACGCCATTGCGCAATTTTTTAAAGGACGAATTAACAGACATTATTGATAAATTCGATCCAAATCGACGTTACCAAGAAAGCCCTAAGGATGTAGTGTTATACGGTTTTGGCCGTATTGGTCGTTTGTTGGCTCGAATTTTAATAGGTAAAGCGGGCGGTTCTCCACTTCGATTGCGCGCTATTGTGGTACGAAAAGGTGGAGCCGAAAATGATTTGGTAAAACGCGCCAGCTTACTGCGTC from Reinekea marina includes the following:
- a CDS encoding DegV family protein, yielding MDKKITKAATFMTTLIVDSACDLPKALIEKKNVQLLPATIIYDKNILQDFRDPEQTISMYESAILNKDHDSESQPTSTKDITRILEQTIANGHTDLVIQTVNRVRSPTYENAVESATLLSKRYASQNVSIRVQDSRTVFTGQAVLAAHTLALIDKGIGGTKLRRIIDSLSSNVHAYQVPADVFYLRERSRKKGDNSISWLGAKVGSLLNISPIVLALDDKTFPVTKIRGFNNAANKLLAHTLEKVEQGLLSPFVCISYAGDPKELHKLAGFNELKLAIKARKYQLITTPMSLSGGVNLGPGTLSVGFATTPYEWKD